A genomic window from Salvia splendens isolate huo1 chromosome 11, SspV2, whole genome shotgun sequence includes:
- the LOC121754543 gene encoding UDP-glycosyltransferase CGT-like translates to MSVSNMREKPQPPHLVFLPSGIGNPATFFRLAAAMAAPRSCRVTFINVQPHPVDPDFASQPGVELLDVDMLADTDDATTISDDPFIARVATINRSLDQLTPILASIRASAVFSDFAIAATLSQISTDLNIPLLVVSTTSAKFLAVITNIPRLLSQDPNVFSDSAEEIEVQGMPSIQKANIPAAWLKKSSTNHLLTEYLVPNARALSSVSGILFNTFDWFEQETLAALNGSQPPLFPVGPLQPYQKLGGQQHLLTWLGEKPAKSVVYVNFGSQEVISEDQMRELRKGLEICGYHYLWVISQGTACFERRDNRMIVKGGVDQERVLTDPAIGVFVNQCEWQSIMQATWEGVPVLAWPQHGDQMMNAEAVEKTGLGIWMREWNGRGEEVVDGDEIGRVVRQMMEDLDINKAAMIVRERAREASEIGGSSQKALDKVMQMFTSSNN, encoded by the coding sequence AAGCCTCAGCCTCCTCACCTAGTTTTCCTTCCCAGTGGCATCGGAAATCCGGCTACATTCTTCCGACTCGCTGCAGCGATGGCAGCTCCACGCAGCTGCAGAGTCACCTTCATCAACGTTCAACCTCATCCCGTTGATCCCGACTTCGCCAGCCAGCCAGGTGTGGAGCTTCTTGATGTAGATATGCTAGCAGATACCGACGACGCCACCACCATCAGTGATGATCCATTTATCGCACGCGTTGCAACCATCAATCGTTCTCTCGATCAACTAACCCCGATTCTAGCTTCTATACGCGCTTCCGCTGTATTCTCAGACTTCGCTATAGCAGCCACGCTTTCTCAAATCTCCACTGATCTCAACATTCCTCTCTTGGTGGTTTCCACCACCTCGGCAAAGTTTTTAGCCGTGATCACAAACATACCGCGCCTGCTGTCTCAAGACCCGAACGTGTTCAGCGACTCTGCGGAAGAGATTGAAGTGCAGGGAATGCCATCAATACAGAAAGCCAACATCCCTGCTGCTTGGCTAAAGAAATCATCAACAAATCATTTGCTAACAGAATACCTTGTCCCAAATGCACGAGCACTCTCAAGCGTGAGTGGCATCCTCTTCAACACGTTCGACTGGTTTGAGCAAGAGACTCTGGCAGCCCTCAACGGAAGCCAGCCGCCACTTTTCCCTGTCGGCCCGCTTCAACCTTACCAGAAACTCGGAGGCCAGCAGCATCTTCTCACATGGTTGGGCGAAAAACCTGCTAAATCAGTTGTGTATGTCAACTTTGGCAGCCAGGAAGTAATCTCGGAAGATCAGATGAGAGAGCTGCGAAAAGGGTTAGAGATATGCGGATATCATTACCTGTGGGTGATCTCTCAAGGCACGGCTTGCTTTGAGAGACGTGACAACAGGATGATAGTGAAAGGGGGAGTGGATCAAGAGAGGGTTCTTACTGACCCTGCCATTGGAGTGTTTGTGAATCAATGTGAATGGCAGTCGATTATGCAGGCCACTTGGGAAGGGGTTCCGGTGTTGGCATGGCCGCAACATGGTGACCAGATGATGAATGCAGAAGCTGTTGAAAAGACTGGTTTGGGAATCTGGATGAGGGAGTGGAACGGCCGAGGGGAGGAGGTGGTTGACGGGGACGAGATTGGCCGAGTGGTTAGGCAGATGATGGAAGATTTGGACATCAACAAGGCAGCTATGATTGTGAGGGAAAGAGCCAGGGAAGCCTCTGAGATTGGTGGTAGCTCTCAAAAGGCTTTAGACAAGGTCATGCAGATGTTTACTAGCAGCAACAACTAG